Genomic window (Trueperaceae bacterium):
AAGGGGTTGAACGGGCTGGCCATGTCGCCCCACCCCGCCTGGAAGCGGCGGATCTTCGCGATGTCGTACTTCTCGTAGAACGCCGCGAGCCATTCGAAGGCGGCAACGTTCCCAGGGTGGTCGAGGGTGACCTCGAGCGTCTCCGGGTCGTAGAGCTGCCCGCCGAAGGCGTAGCAGTAGATGGCCGTGACGTTCGGGTAGAACCCCAGGCGGCGCATGTTGCCGCGTGCGTCGACGGTCGTGAGCTGCTCGGTGAGGGCGTCGAGCTCCGCGATGGTGCGTGGGGGCGCCTCAGGGTCGAGGCCGGCCGCGGCGAAGACGTCCTTGTTCCACATGAAGGCGTAGACGTTGATGGTGGTCGGAATGCCGTACTTGGCGCCCTGGTAGGCGCCGTACTCCCAGATGCCGGGCAGGTAGTCCTCCGGGCCGACGCCCGCGGCGCTCAGGTCGGCCGTGAGGTCCGCCAACGCGCCGCCGTAGCCGAGGGGGACGACCATCCAGTCCCAGACGGTCACGAGGTCGGCGGGCGCGCCGCCGGCCAAGGAGGCGAGGATGCGCTCGCCGTCGCCGATGGGCACGAACGAAGAACGCACCCTCACCTCGGACTGGCTGGCGTTGAACTCGTCGACGAGCGCCTGCAAGGCCTGCCCCTCGGAGCCGCCCCAGGCCTGCCAGAACGTGATCTCGGTCTGGGCGGACGCTGCGGAGAGGAAGAGGGCGCCGAGCAGCGCGAGCCAGGCGCTGGCGAAGCGGTCTCGGAGTGGCCGGCGGGTGGGGCAGCTGGCGGGCAGCATGGTCACGCTCCTCACGGGTCGAGCTCCTTCAGGTACGCCAGGTAGTCCTGGTAGAGCTGGGCAGCCGCTCCCCCGGCGCGCGGGCTCATGTGGTCGGGGAAGGCGAACGCCACGAACTTCGCGACGAAGGGCGCCTCCAGCTCGAGTTGGCTCCTCACCGTCGCCATCTTCGCGCTCGTGGCCTGCCAGGCGAGGTCGTCGACCGGCCAGCCGTGGGTCTGCTCGAAGACCTCCAGGTCGGACCAGAGCTCCACGCCGTGCGCGTCCGTGACGGCCTTGAGGGCGCGGTAGACGGGCACGCCCTCCGCCACGGTCGTCCGCCGCGTGCCGACGCCGTCTTGCATGGCGATGACGTCGAGATCTGCCTGCGCGAGGGTGGTGTCCCACCAGGCCGCGTACGCCGCACCGTCCGGCCGCATGCCGAAGTATGGCGCCACCATCACCGGGCGGCCGACCTGGGTGTGGGCGGCATCGGCCATGGCGGCGAGGTAGGTCGTCATGGCCTCGTGGGCCGCGGGCGTCACGAAGCTCCTGTCGTCGATCTCCTCGGGCAGGTAGTAGCCGACCAGTGCCGGCGAGGCGCCGTAGAGCCTCTCCAGCTCCAGCATGAGCGCCGTGTTGCTGGCGGAGGAGGCGGTCGGGTCGAACTTGCCTTCCCAGTAGGCCGGGTCGAGGGCGAGGCCGAGCCACACCCGGAAGCCCGCGCCCTCTGCGGCGGCGAGCAGCTCGCCGATGGGGTCCCACGTCCCCATGTCGGTCCCCGCGGTCGTGCCGGCGTTCCAGCCGGCGGGCTGGCCGAGGTTCAGGTAGCGCGAGCCGTCGCCGGAGACGGCGACGGCGACGGCGGCGGGCAGCTCGACGGCCGAGACGTCGGAGCGCATGAACTGTACCTCCACCCGGTCGAAGGCCGTCGGCTCGCCCAGGTCGAAGTCGACGACGATCTCGCCGCCAGGCGACTGCCAGCCGACCATGTCGGACCAGGCGAAGTTGGCGCTCCCGTCCGTGAGCTTCCCGCCCGTCGCGGCGTCCGGGTCGAGGTAGGTGCCGGACGGACCGGGCGTGAGCACGTAGCCGCGGCCGGCCACCACGTCGCGGCCCTGGTCCAGCACGCGGACCTCGGGGATCATCGTCCACTCCTTGCTGTTGGGCGTGACGAGGATGCGCAGGTGCGTCGCCTTGGCCGGCGCGTCTGCCTGCCAGGCGAGAGTGGCGATGGACTCGTTGGGCGGCAGGGCCGCCGCCGGCGGGGGCGCGCCCGGGATGGCGGCGATCGTCGGGAAGTAGCTCACCTCGCCGTAGCGGGCGTACTGCACGATCAGCGTGTCGAAGCCGACCGAACGCATGTGCTCCAGCTCCGCGCGCCACCCGTCCTCGCCGAGCGTGGCGAGCTGGTAGTTGAGCTGCACGAACGTACCGGTGAGAACGGGCCTCGTCTGGGCGAACGCCGTGCTCGCCAGGGCGATGGCCCCGGCGAGCACGGCGTCACGCAGCTGTCTGCGCTTGGTCATCTACTCAGCCGCTTCCTGTACCTCCGGCACTGCGGCCCCGGTCTGCACGACGACCTCGGCGAGCATGATCCATCCGGTACGGTGGCGGATCTGGAGCTTGACGTAGCGGCCGCCGACGGGCTCTTGCAGGTCCTGCCAGTAGACGGAGTTGATGAGCTCGTTCATCGCGGGGGAGGGGGCGGTCTTGGCGGCGAGGCCCACGACCTCGAAGTTCTCGCCGTCGTCCGACACGGACACGAGGATGCTGTACGGCAGGTTGACCGCGGAGGCGAACGAGCGCATGAACAGCCCGGCGACGCGGGTGATGCCGTCGACGTGCTCACCGAGGTCGACCACGACGACCGGGCTGAACGTGGCGTCGGCGATGCCGACCATGTCGCCCCACGCGTACGCGTATGAACCGTCGGTCAGCTTGCCCCCGTCCGGGTCGGGGTAGGCCTCCGAGGCCGCGGGCTGGAGGGAGTAGGTCTTGCCAAGGGCCACGTTCACGGCCTCCGCCGTGGCGGGCGCGTTCGCAGAGCCGGCGGGGAGACGGTCGAGCGGGATCGAGCCGTTGCCGACCTCGAGCTCGGCCACCATCGCCCAGCCGGCCGTGGGGAGCAGCTCGACGCGCACGAACTGACCGTAGCCCGCCCACGCCTCGTCGGCCCAGACGAGCGTGCCTACCGTGTCGTTGGCGATCTCGCCTTCCAACGCGACGTTGGCCAGGCCGAGGTCCTCCCACAGGAGGCCGTCCTCGGAGACTGACACGATGGCGGTCGGGAGGCCGACGGCGGAGCCGTCCGAGCGCATGACCTTGAGGGCCACGTAGCTGATCGAGTCGTAGACGGCGCCGAGGTCGACGGTCAAGGCGACGGGCTCGACGCCCTCGAAACCGACCATGTCGGCCCACGAGAAGGCGTAGGCGCCGTCCGTGAGCTTGAGGCCGTCCCCGTCCGGGTACGCCTCGGCGGCCGGGCGGCTGGACGTGACGAGCTTGCCTGCGGCGACGTCGAAGTCCGCCGACTGCGCGAAGGCGAGCGCCGCGGAGAGCGCGAGCGCCGCGGTTAGGAGCCTGATCGACTGGAGTTGCATGCGGTCCTCCTGGTGGGTGTCGACCGACCGCCTACCGTAGCCGGCCGCCGCATCCCGGATTGAGCAGGGCTCAAAATTCGTGAACTTGATATTGAGCCACACTCGTTATGGCATGCTAGGTGTGGAGGGTA
Coding sequences:
- a CDS encoding discoidin domain-containing protein, whose translation is MQLQSIRLLTAALALSAALAFAQSADFDVAAGKLVTSSRPAAEAYPDGDGLKLTDGAYAFSWADMVGFEGVEPVALTVDLGAVYDSISYVALKVMRSDGSAVGLPTAIVSVSEDGLLWEDLGLANVALEGEIANDTVGTLVWADEAWAGYGQFVRVELLPTAGWAMVAELEVGNGSIPLDRLPAGSANAPATAEAVNVALGKTYSLQPAASEAYPDPDGGKLTDGSYAYAWGDMVGIADATFSPVVVVDLGEHVDGITRVAGLFMRSFASAVNLPYSILVSVSDDGENFEVVGLAAKTAPSPAMNELINSVYWQDLQEPVGGRYVKLQIRHRTGWIMLAEVVVQTGAAVPEVQEAAE
- a CDS encoding DUF4434 domain-containing protein — its product is MTKRRQLRDAVLAGAIALASTAFAQTRPVLTGTFVQLNYQLATLGEDGWRAELEHMRSVGFDTLIVQYARYGEVSYFPTIAAIPGAPPPAAALPPNESIATLAWQADAPAKATHLRILVTPNSKEWTMIPEVRVLDQGRDVVAGRGYVLTPGPSGTYLDPDAATGGKLTDGSANFAWSDMVGWQSPGGEIVVDFDLGEPTAFDRVEVQFMRSDVSAVELPAAVAVAVSGDGSRYLNLGQPAGWNAGTTAGTDMGTWDPIGELLAAAEGAGFRVWLGLALDPAYWEGKFDPTASSASNTALMLELERLYGASPALVGYYLPEEIDDRSFVTPAAHEAMTTYLAAMADAAHTQVGRPVMVAPYFGMRPDGAAYAAWWDTTLAQADLDVIAMQDGVGTRRTTVAEGVPVYRALKAVTDAHGVELWSDLEVFEQTHGWPVDDLAWQATSAKMATVRSQLELEAPFVAKFVAFAFPDHMSPRAGGAAAQLYQDYLAYLKELDP
- a CDS encoding ABC transporter substrate-binding protein; amino-acid sequence: MRSVTMLPASCPTRRPLRDRFASAWLALLGALFLSAASAQTEITFWQAWGGSEGQALQALVDEFNASQSEVRVRSSFVPIGDGERILASLAGGAPADLVTVWDWMVVPLGYGGALADLTADLSAAGVGPEDYLPGIWEYGAYQGAKYGIPTTINVYAFMWNKDVFAAAGLDPEAPPRTIAELDALTEQLTTVDARGNMRRLGFYPNVTAIYCYAFGGQLYDPETLEVTLDHPGNVAAFEWLAAFYEKYDIAKIRRFQAGWGDMASPFNPFYRGQIAMQEGGQWEVAFTREYALDLNWGVTNFPAPEGGRDDVTPVQSSFWVIPAQATHKAEATRFLLWLSAPEQSARFAAALANIPPRRDALAMPVFADTITPHMQTYIDMLLTGYVYTPPGLPVGLYLSDQLNQALAAVQDGTVSAREALETAQRNVQRELEKYR